The following are from one region of the Halomonas qaidamensis genome:
- a CDS encoding ComEA family DNA-binding protein: protein MPITLKGLFAALFLSLSLSLGISSLALAQDITPINVNTADAELLAELPGIGPSRAAAIIEERENNGAFADADDLTRVSGIGPATVDRMRDQVTVTE from the coding sequence ATGCCAATAACTCTCAAAGGACTATTCGCTGCTCTATTTTTGAGCTTAAGCTTAAGCTTAGGCATATCAAGCCTTGCTTTAGCACAGGATATAACGCCCATTAATGTGAACACGGCAGATGCGGAGCTGCTGGCTGAACTACCTGGTATTGGCCCGAGCCGTGCGGCAGCCATTATAGAAGAACGCGAGAACAATGGAGCGTTTGCAGATGCAGATGACCTCACCCGGGTTAGCGGTATTGGCCCTGCCACCGTTGACCGCATGCGTGATCAAGTGACAGTTACCGAGTAA
- the pyrF gene encoding orotidine-5'-phosphate decarboxylase — MSTDSPLIIALDYCSLDAALCMADQLDPKRCRVKVGKELFTRSGPAVLEALHGRGFEIFLDLKFHDIPNTVAGAVQAAAEQGVWMVNVHASGGRKMMEAAAKRLDDHGLNTHLIAVTVLTSMQAEDLSETGIDDTPEEHVLRLASLTQQSGLGGVVCSAQEAAQIKSLCGNDFLKVTPGIRPSFAAANDQQRIMTPSDAMRVGSTHLVIGRPVTQAEEPMVALAAIEAELEG, encoded by the coding sequence GTGTCTACTGATTCCCCTTTGATTATTGCTTTGGATTACTGCTCTCTTGACGCGGCTTTGTGCATGGCAGATCAGCTTGATCCTAAGCGCTGCCGGGTGAAGGTCGGTAAAGAGCTGTTTACGCGTAGTGGCCCTGCGGTGTTAGAAGCCTTGCATGGCCGTGGTTTTGAAATTTTCCTAGACTTAAAATTTCATGATATTCCGAATACCGTAGCAGGTGCGGTACAGGCAGCGGCAGAGCAAGGTGTCTGGATGGTTAACGTGCATGCGTCCGGTGGCCGTAAAATGATGGAGGCGGCCGCTAAGCGCTTAGATGACCATGGCTTAAACACGCATCTTATTGCCGTTACTGTGCTTACCAGTATGCAAGCTGAGGATTTAAGTGAGACGGGCATCGATGATACGCCAGAAGAGCATGTCTTACGTTTAGCATCCTTAACGCAGCAGAGCGGATTAGGTGGGGTAGTGTGTTCAGCTCAAGAGGCGGCGCAAATTAAGTCGCTTTGTGGTAACGATTTCTTGAAAGTAACGCCAGGTATTCGGCCTAGCTTTGCTGCGGCTAATGATCAACAGCGAATTATGACACCCAGTGATGCAATGCGCGTTGGCAGTACTCACTTAGTGATTGGACGGCCAGTCACTCAAGCAGAAGAACCTATGGTGGCGCTTGCAGCTATAGAAGCTGAGCTGGAGGGCTGA
- the prpF gene encoding 2-methylaconitate cis-trans isomerase PrpF has translation MSHVAQISIPATYMRGGTSKGVFFTLNDLPEAARVPGEARDKLLLRVIGSPDPYEKQIDGMGGATSSTSKTVILSKSESADHDVDYLFGQVSIDKPFVDWSGNCGNLSAAVGPYAIANGLIDPAKVPENGVAEVRIWQVNIGKTIVSQVPIVNGQVQETGDFELDGVTFPAAEIPVAFMDPADGEGAIFPTGNLVDELEVPGVGVLKATLINAGIPTVFVNAQDIGYTGCELQEAINSDAKALAMFETIRAHGAVRMGLIKHVDEAASRQHTPKVAFVAPPASYTASSGKAVSAENIDLVVRALSMGKLHHAMMGTAAVAIGAAAAIQGTLVNLAAGGDEREAVTFGHPSGSLRVGAKASLTDGRWQIDQAVMSRSARVLMEGAVRIPGDSF, from the coding sequence ATGTCTCATGTTGCGCAAATTAGTATTCCCGCCACGTATATGCGAGGCGGCACCAGTAAAGGGGTGTTTTTTACCCTAAACGACTTGCCCGAGGCAGCGAGAGTGCCAGGAGAGGCGCGGGATAAGCTGCTCCTGAGGGTGATTGGAAGCCCCGACCCCTATGAAAAACAGATTGATGGGATGGGTGGGGCGACATCCAGCACGAGTAAAACGGTTATTCTTTCCAAGAGCGAGTCCGCGGATCACGATGTGGATTATCTATTTGGGCAAGTGTCTATTGATAAGCCGTTTGTAGATTGGAGCGGTAACTGTGGCAACTTGTCAGCAGCTGTCGGCCCCTATGCAATTGCTAATGGGTTAATTGATCCCGCCAAGGTGCCGGAAAACGGTGTGGCTGAAGTGCGTATTTGGCAGGTCAATATTGGTAAAACCATTGTGTCTCAAGTGCCTATTGTGAATGGTCAGGTGCAAGAGACCGGCGATTTTGAGCTGGATGGCGTGACCTTTCCTGCTGCAGAAATCCCCGTGGCTTTTATGGACCCTGCTGACGGTGAGGGGGCCATTTTCCCCACTGGCAACTTGGTAGATGAGTTGGAAGTGCCTGGGGTTGGCGTTTTAAAAGCGACGCTGATTAATGCAGGTATTCCCACCGTGTTTGTTAACGCTCAGGACATCGGCTATACCGGCTGTGAGTTACAAGAAGCGATTAACAGCGATGCCAAGGCGCTTGCTATGTTCGAGACTATTCGTGCCCACGGCGCGGTGCGTATGGGATTGATTAAGCACGTTGATGAAGCGGCCAGCCGACAGCATACGCCGAAGGTGGCTTTTGTTGCCCCACCGGCTAGCTATACCGCCTCCAGTGGTAAAGCGGTGAGTGCAGAAAATATCGATCTGGTGGTGAGAGCGCTTTCAATGGGTAAGCTGCATCATGCGATGATGGGCACTGCAGCGGTGGCGATTGGTGCAGCTGCCGCTATTCAAGGCACGCTGGTGAACTTAGCAGCAGGCGGAGATGAGCGGGAAGCGGTTACCTTTGGCCATCCTTCCGGCTCCTTGCGAGTCGGGGCCAAGGCAAGCCTAACGGACGGGCGTTGGCAGATAGATCAAGCGGTGATGAGCCGTAGCGCACGGGTATTGATGGAAGGAGCGGTACGAATACCAGGCGATAGTTTTTAA